Part of the Nocardia farcinica genome, CCGAGGGCTGGACCGAGGAGCAGCTGGCCGCCATCGTCACCCGCGACACCATGATCGGCGTCGCCCTGCCCCAGGTCGACTGGACCGCGCAGAAACCACCGGACCGCGCCGAGGACGCGATGCGACGGGAGGCCCGCCCGTGACCCCCTACGAGATCCTGCTCGCCACCCTGCCTGCCGACGCCGCCCGCGAGGCCCGCCTCCCCGACCTCGACCGCACGCCCGACCCGTGGGAATCGAGCATGCAGGCCACCTGCGAATGCCTGTCCTGGCGCGGCACTTTGGACAATCTGGCGCGCCGCCGCGCCGAGGACGCCCTCGGCGAGACCATCTACCGCGACTTCCCCGTGCACGCCCGCTCCGCCGTCGTCACCGCCCACACCCTGATGGAGCGCGGCGTCATCAGCCCGGCGGAACTGCGCGCCCGGATGGACGCGGTGCGCGCGCGATTCGAGCGAGAATAGCGCCGCGGCCGCACAATTGTGGCCCACCCAGGAACGGAGGACCGCAATGAAGGTCGAGGACATCCTCGCGGCGGCGAAAGACACCATGACCGTGCGGCGCGTCTACGCCGAGCCCGTCGAGCGCGACGGCACCATCGTGATCGCGGCGGCGGTCGTCTCCGGCGGCGGCGGTGCCGGCGCGGGCGTGAAGGACGGCGAGGAGGGGTCGGGCGGCGGCTTCGGGTTGAACGCCAAACCCGCGGGCGCCTACGTCATCCGGGACGGGAGGGTGTCGTGGCGGCCCGCGGTCGACGTCAACCGGCTGATCGCGGTGGCGGGCGCTGTGGTGATCACCGGAATGCTGGTGGGCGCTCGCATCGCGACGGCCGCCGTGCGGCAGGGCTGAGCGCGCCGGACGGCCGTCCACCGCTGAGGCGAGGGCTCAGCGCGACGACCGGCACGCCGCGAGTGCCTCCAGTGCGCGGGCGCACGCGGCGGGCAGTTCCCGGCCGCAGCGCTCGGTGATGTCGAGTTGGCGCTGACAGAGCATGCCGTAGGTGAAGGTGGGCTCATCGGCGTTGTCGGCCTCGCGGGCCAGTTGCACGAGGTGGTTCTTGGCGACGACCGCATCGTGGTGTTCGCCCAGGAGGTCCTGGACCGCGGCCAGCTCGGTCCGGGCGTGATCGAACCGCACCGGGTCCAGATCGCGCATCGCCTCCGCGAAGTAGCGAGCCCGGCGCACGACCTTGCGCACGTCGTGTACGGCCGCGTCGTGCGCGTCTTCGCCGAGGGCACCGGTCACCGTGTGCATCCGCAGCCGCATCCGATCGACCAGCTCGGCGATCGAATCGTCCACCGGGTGGGTGTCCGGCCACGCGGCACTACCGTGCAACAGTCCGACCACGTCGGCGAGGTCACCCCGCAGGGTCCGGTAGCGGTCCGAGTCGAGCGCGTCCTCGGCGATGATGCGGGCGGGGCGGATCCGCACGTCGAAGTACGCGCCGATCCGGGCACGCACCGGGCCCTGCACGTGGCTGGGCCGGAGCAGGGCGAGTGCCGCCGCGATCCTGGTCCGCTGCACGTCCAGGTCGTGGAAGAGGTCGAGGTCGTAGCCGAACCAGCGCAGTTCTTCGATCAGCCGCCGGATCTCCCGGTGTCCCCCGACCGTCGCCCGGTACACGGTCAGCGCGCTGCGCGCTCTGCGCACCGCGCCGAGCATCCCGATATAGGCGGTGGCGTCGCCATCGAGTGCCTGGCCCTCGGCGGCGACGAGCGCGTCGCGTTGGGCCTGCAGGTAGGCGGCCAGCCGGGGAGCGGCGATCGGCTGCGCGTCGGTGGCGGGTAGCGGCCGGGTATTCGCGGTCATCGTGTGCGCTTTCGACGTATTGCGGGGACCAGGAAACCCTGTCGCACGGAACCTGAACCGACCTAGGGTCCTTGGACCTCGCGGCGCACCAGGTGCGCGAGGGCCGCCCGAGGTCCGATGGCTGCCGCCCGGCGGCACAGGTCCCTCACACCGGGGCCGTGCGGCCCTCTCCCTCGTGCCGG contains:
- a CDS encoding CHAD domain-containing protein; this translates as MTANTRPLPATDAQPIAAPRLAAYLQAQRDALVAAEGQALDGDATAYIGMLGAVRRARSALTVYRATVGGHREIRRLIEELRWFGYDLDLFHDLDVQRTRIAAALALLRPSHVQGPVRARIGAYFDVRIRPARIIAEDALDSDRYRTLRGDLADVVGLLHGSAAWPDTHPVDDSIAELVDRMRLRMHTVTGALGEDAHDAAVHDVRKVVRRARYFAEAMRDLDPVRFDHARTELAAVQDLLGEHHDAVVAKNHLVQLAREADNADEPTFTYGMLCQRQLDITERCGRELPAACARALEALAACRSSR
- a CDS encoding sporulation protein — encoded protein: MKVEDILAAAKDTMTVRRVYAEPVERDGTIVIAAAVVSGGGGAGAGVKDGEEGSGGGFGLNAKPAGAYVIRDGRVSWRPAVDVNRLIAVAGAVVITGMLVGARIATAAVRQG